The Streptomyces nigra genome includes the window AGAATGCCGACGAAGTCCCTCCGGGCGTGCCGGGCCTGGTCCAGGAGCGCCAGCGCGCAGGCCTTGGCCCACGCCTCCCGCGTGACGCCCCCGGGGCCCTCCTCGTACATGGAATGCGACGTGTCGACGCAGGCGATGATCGCGCCACGGCCGGAGGACTGCTCTCCGCGGCTGTCGTAGAGCATGAGCTCTCCGGCGGCGTAGCGGGCGGCGAAGACGGCACGGAGTGCGGGCAGGCCCAGGTGGGCCAGTTCGGAGGGGACGATGCGCGAGAGGTCGTCGCCGAGGGTGACGCCGACCAGTTCGCCGCTGGTGTGCTCCACCTTGCGGGCGCGCTCACCGCTCGCCATCTGCCTGAAGCGGCCGATCAGGTCGGCCCATCGGGCGAGGCGGCTGGTGGCCAGCCGTTCGGCGAGCCGAAGGCGTTCCGCGAACGGCAACCGCTCGGTCTGAGCGGAGCCCACACCCCAGGCCCGGAGGAGCTCGGCTTCACGCCGTGCGGCGGTGGCGGCCTGCGCCGCCGCGGCGAGGGCGGCGGCCCGTACCCCGGGGGCTGCGGCGGCCAGGGCTTGCGTGGCACTGTTCATGGCCTGCACGGATGCGGTGCGGGCCGACTCGGCTGCTTCCCGCAGCGCCGGATCCGTGTCGGGGGCCTCGCCGTCCGACTGCCGTACCGCCTCCGCCAGTTGAGCGGCGGCCCTCTCGTCCTGGAGCTGAGCCCTCCTCGCCTGCTCGGCCTCGTCGGCGCGCTCGAGGATGCGGCGCAGCATGGTTGACATGGCGAGTACGGACATGGCGGCTGCGTAGGCGTCACCGGCGGTCGTCCGGCGTAGTTCGGCGAACTCCGGTGGCTCCATGAGGGAGGTGAGGATGTGGTGGTTGACCAGCCGGGCGGGGTCCACCGTCGCACGGTCGCGCAGCCGTGGCCGGGCCTGGTACGCGGCGAGGAACACGTCGGTGAGCAGGCCGGTCGCAGCTTCGTGGCGTGCGCTCAGCTCCGCGGCCAGATCACGTAGAGCGGTCGACTGCGCGCGGGTGTCGTGCCATGTGGCCAGGTCGAAGCGGTCCGCGACCACGGTGGTCGTGTGCCGTGGTGCGGGGATGGCGCTGGGCGGTGTATCGGCCTCCTGAGGCGGGGTGGGGTGTGAGGCGTCGTGGGTCACGGCTGGGCGTCCACCATGCTCGTGTCCAGGCCGAGAGCCTCGGTGAGCACGCGGGCGCGTACGGCGCGCTGGCGCAGGGTGACGCGGTCGATGGTGGTCGTGGAGCGACCGGCGCCCGCGGCTTCCGACCGCAGTTGCTCCAGGCGTCTGCCCGCCGTCGCGAGCTTGTTGTGGGCGTTCTTGATGACCCAGTCGCTCAGCGCCTCCCGGGACCGGCCGGCCATGGCGTCGAGCTGGGTCTCCAGTTCGTCGAGGGTGTCGGCCAGGTCGAGCGCCTCCTTGGCGTCCGGATTCACCAGGTGGAGCACCTCGCGCTCGACGACGGGACGTTCGGCCGGGGAGTTCCACAGGACATGGGTCAGGATCGACAGGTCGGTCTCGGTGACCTCCGTACGGCCGTCGAGGTGGGCGGACGCCTGGAGGAGGCCGACCGCCTGCCGCCAGCGCCGGTCGGAGGCGATGAGTTCCTTGCGGCGCAGGGCGGCCCGCAGGGTGCAGATGGCGTCGACCATGGCGTCCGGGACCTCGACCGCCGGGACCGACTTCGTCACGGCCT containing:
- a CDS encoding VWA domain-containing protein, translated to MTHDASHPTPPQEADTPPSAIPAPRHTTTVVADRFDLATWHDTRAQSTALRDLAAELSARHEAATGLLTDVFLAAYQARPRLRDRATVDPARLVNHHILTSLMEPPEFAELRRTTAGDAYAAAMSVLAMSTMLRRILERADEAEQARRAQLQDERAAAQLAEAVRQSDGEAPDTDPALREAAESARTASVQAMNSATQALAAAAPGVRAAALAAAAQAATAARREAELLRAWGVGSAQTERLPFAERLRLAERLATSRLARWADLIGRFRQMASGERARKVEHTSGELVGVTLGDDLSRIVPSELAHLGLPALRAVFAARYAAGELMLYDSRGEQSSGRGAIIACVDTSHSMYEEGPGGVTREAWAKACALALLDQARHARRDFVGILFSAADKLQVFRFPAAEPAPVERVLEFAETFLGGGTDYQRPLGAAAELLQQEFDDAARSRGDIVMITDDDCDVTEAWMRQWKETKRRLGFRVFGAAVGVPPATAAESVLDVLCDNLRSIEDLTDVHAAADLFRVI